A region of Mycolicibacterium brumae DNA encodes the following proteins:
- a CDS encoding metal ABC transporter permease — MTALWEFLVEPLRMEFMVRAVATTLIASVVCATLSCWLVLIGWSLMGDAVSHAVLPGVVLAYIAGAPFAVGAVIFGFAAVALIGLVRNTSRTKEDAAIGVVFTTMFALGLVLISITPSQIDLNHIIFGNLLGVSRADLAQVAVLGALVFTVLIVKRRDFTLYAFDASHAHAIGLNPRVLGATLLGLLALTAVVALQAVGVVLVVALLITPGATAYLLTNRFSRMLLIAPALATVCGLTGLYLSYYLDTATGAMVVLVNGVAFALAYLFSPSQGVLPRLVKHRSTAAARG, encoded by the coding sequence ATGACGGCGCTGTGGGAGTTCCTGGTCGAGCCGCTGCGGATGGAGTTCATGGTCCGCGCGGTGGCCACCACGCTGATCGCGTCGGTGGTGTGCGCGACGCTGTCCTGCTGGCTGGTGCTGATCGGCTGGTCGCTGATGGGCGACGCGGTCAGCCACGCGGTGCTGCCCGGGGTGGTGCTGGCCTATATCGCCGGGGCGCCGTTCGCGGTCGGCGCGGTGATCTTCGGGTTCGCCGCCGTCGCGCTGATCGGGCTGGTGCGCAACACCAGCCGCACCAAGGAGGATGCCGCCATCGGCGTGGTGTTCACCACCATGTTCGCCCTCGGCCTGGTGCTCATCTCGATCACCCCCAGCCAGATCGACTTGAACCACATCATCTTCGGCAACCTGCTGGGGGTCTCCCGCGCCGATCTGGCGCAGGTCGCGGTGCTCGGCGCGCTGGTGTTCACGGTGCTGATCGTCAAGCGCCGCGACTTCACCCTGTACGCGTTCGACGCCAGCCACGCGCACGCGATCGGGCTGAACCCGCGGGTGCTGGGCGCGACGCTGCTCGGGCTGCTGGCGCTGACCGCGGTGGTCGCGCTGCAGGCCGTCGGCGTGGTGCTGGTGGTGGCGCTGTTGATCACCCCGGGAGCCACCGCGTACCTGCTGACCAACCGGTTCTCCCGGATGCTGCTGATCGCGCCCGCCCTGGCGACGGTGTGCGGGCTGACCGGGCTGTATCTGAGCTACTACCTGGACACCGCCACCGGCGCGATGGTGGTGCTGGTCAACGGCGTCGCCTTCGCGCTGGCCTACCTCTTCAGCCCCAGCCAGGGCGTGCTGCCCCGGCTGGTCAAGCATCGATCGACCGCCGCAGCCCGCGGCTGA
- a CDS encoding metal ABC transporter ATP-binding protein, whose amino-acid sequence MNTPALQVDSVTVRYGPVLALSDASLKLGRGRVCGLIGMNGSGKSTLLKTIMGVVRPDRGSVRIYGGDPRAARRRGAVGYMPQSENVDWAFPVSVREVVMTGRYGHMGPTRRPRAADRDAVDQAIEQVELTDFQHRQIGQLSGGQRKRAFLARCIAQGADLLLLDEPFAGVDKRSEATISRLLRRLADDGASVLVSTHDLHALPDLADEAVLLMRTVLMHDDPATVLQPANLARAFGLDVLDDGRGAR is encoded by the coding sequence GTGAACACCCCTGCGCTGCAAGTGGATTCGGTCACCGTCCGGTACGGACCGGTGCTGGCTCTGTCCGACGCCAGCCTGAAGTTGGGCCGCGGTCGGGTGTGCGGGCTGATCGGCATGAACGGCTCCGGGAAGTCCACCCTGCTGAAGACCATCATGGGCGTGGTGCGCCCGGATCGCGGCTCGGTGCGCATCTACGGCGGCGACCCGCGCGCGGCGCGCCGGCGCGGCGCCGTCGGCTATATGCCGCAGAGCGAGAACGTCGACTGGGCGTTCCCGGTGTCGGTCCGCGAGGTGGTGATGACCGGCCGTTACGGGCACATGGGCCCCACCCGGCGGCCCCGGGCCGCCGACCGCGACGCCGTCGACCAGGCCATCGAGCAGGTCGAGCTGACCGACTTTCAGCACCGTCAGATCGGGCAGCTGTCCGGCGGGCAGCGCAAGCGCGCGTTTTTGGCCCGCTGCATCGCCCAAGGCGCGGACCTGCTGCTGCTCGACGAGCCGTTCGCCGGGGTCGACAAGCGCAGCGAGGCCACCATCAGCCGGCTGTTGCGGCGCCTCGCCGACGACGGGGCCAGCGTGCTGGTGTCCACCCACGACCTGCACGCGCTGCCGGACCTCGCCGACGAGGCGGTGCTGTTGATGCGCACCGTGCTGATGCACGACGACCCGGCGACCGTGCTGCAGCCGGCGAATCTGGCCCGCGCGTTCGGCCTCGACGTGCTCGACGACGGACGGGGCGCCCGATGA
- a CDS encoding metal ABC transporter substrate-binding protein — translation MFARTRRRLTCAIAALAVSGALASCAPEDTDAEERPTVLTTFTVLADIAANVAGDHLHVASLTKPGAEIHGYEPTPGDIRRAAGAALILDNGLNLEAWFDKFVDGIDVPHAVVSDGVDPLLIAGSEHPNPHAWMSPLNAQIYADNIADAFAELDPDRAADYRANAAAYRGKLQQVNDTLTTALAALPENQRALVSCEGAFSYLARDGGLTEQYLWPVNAEQQAKPQQIAAVIDFVKANDVPAVFCESTVSDAAMQRVVEATGAQFGGTLYVDSLSGYDGPVPTYLDLITHDVNTIVAGLTGGDRP, via the coding sequence ATGTTCGCACGCACGCGACGGCGGCTGACCTGCGCGATCGCCGCGCTCGCGGTGTCCGGGGCACTGGCGTCGTGCGCCCCCGAGGACACCGACGCCGAAGAACGCCCGACGGTGCTGACCACGTTCACCGTGCTGGCCGACATCGCCGCCAACGTGGCCGGCGACCACCTGCACGTGGCGTCGCTGACCAAACCGGGGGCGGAGATCCACGGCTACGAGCCGACCCCCGGCGACATCCGCCGGGCCGCCGGCGCGGCGCTGATCCTGGACAACGGCCTGAACCTGGAGGCCTGGTTCGACAAGTTCGTCGACGGCATCGACGTGCCGCACGCGGTGGTCAGCGACGGGGTGGATCCGCTGCTGATCGCCGGCAGCGAGCACCCGAACCCGCACGCCTGGATGTCCCCGCTGAACGCGCAGATCTACGCCGACAATATCGCCGACGCGTTCGCCGAGCTGGACCCCGACCGCGCGGCGGACTACCGCGCCAACGCCGCCGCCTACCGCGGGAAGCTTCAGCAGGTCAACGACACCCTCACCACCGCGCTGGCCGCGCTCCCGGAGAACCAGCGCGCCCTGGTCAGCTGCGAGGGCGCGTTCTCCTATCTGGCCCGCGACGGTGGGCTCACCGAGCAGTACCTGTGGCCGGTCAACGCCGAGCAGCAGGCCAAGCCGCAGCAGATCGCCGCCGTCATCGACTTCGTCAAAGCCAACGACGTGCCCGCGGTGTTCTGCGAATCGACGGTCTCCGACGCCGCGATGCAGCGTGTGGTCGAGGCGACCGGCGCGCAGTTCGGCGGCACCCTCTACGTCGACTCACTCTCCGGCTACGACGGGCCCGTGCCCACCTACCTGGATCTGATCACCCACGACGTCAACACCATCGTGGCGGGACTGACCGGCGGCGACCGGCCGTGA
- a CDS encoding short-chain fatty acyl-CoA regulator family protein codes for MAKTFAGARLRRLREEQGLTQVALAHALNLSTSYVNQLENDQRPITVPVLLSLSERFGLPAGYFAPDSDARLVADLRDVLDAPAVTSGQIEELVARMPEVGQALVSLHRRLHDANAELEALHGAAHGHVPDGSQPMPFEEVRDFFYDRKNYIGELDLAAESLFTEHRMQVGELDTRLVELLDDQFGIRAALDDTLPPNAKRVFDPQSRTVRLARWLQPGQRAFQLATQIALLAYDELITAILAGDDQLSPDARGVARIGLANYFAGALLLPYRQFLDAAETLRYDIDALARRFQVGFETICHRLSTLQRPDARGVPFIFVRTDSAGNISKRQSATAFHFSRVGGNCPLWVVHRAFAQPGAFLTQVAQMPDERSYFWIARSTTTEPSRYLGPQKSFAIGLGCDVAHAERLVYAAGVDLTDAEARVPIGAGCKICQRPACAQRAFPYLGQPVRVDPDLSTDLPYPPLSAQR; via the coding sequence GTGGCGAAGACATTCGCCGGCGCCCGGCTGCGGCGCCTGCGCGAGGAACAGGGGCTGACCCAGGTCGCTCTGGCGCACGCGCTGAATCTCTCCACCAGCTACGTCAATCAGCTGGAGAACGACCAGCGCCCGATCACCGTGCCGGTGCTGCTCTCGCTCAGCGAGCGCTTCGGCCTGCCGGCCGGCTATTTCGCCCCGGACTCCGACGCCCGGCTGGTCGCCGACCTGCGCGATGTGCTCGACGCCCCGGCGGTGACATCCGGCCAGATCGAGGAGCTGGTGGCCCGGATGCCGGAGGTGGGCCAGGCCCTGGTGAGCCTGCACCGACGGCTGCACGACGCCAACGCCGAGCTCGAGGCGTTGCACGGCGCGGCGCACGGCCACGTCCCCGACGGCTCGCAACCCATGCCGTTCGAGGAGGTCCGGGACTTCTTTTACGACCGGAAGAACTACATCGGCGAGCTGGACCTGGCCGCGGAGTCGCTGTTCACCGAGCACCGGATGCAGGTCGGCGAGTTGGACACCCGGCTGGTGGAGCTGCTCGATGACCAATTCGGCATCCGCGCCGCCCTCGATGACACCTTGCCGCCCAATGCCAAGCGGGTGTTCGACCCGCAGAGCCGCACGGTTCGGCTGGCCCGCTGGCTGCAGCCCGGCCAGCGCGCCTTCCAACTGGCCACCCAGATCGCGTTGCTGGCCTACGACGAGCTGATCACCGCGATCCTGGCCGGCGACGACCAGCTCAGCCCCGATGCCCGCGGGGTGGCCCGGATCGGCCTGGCCAACTACTTCGCCGGCGCGCTGCTGCTGCCGTACCGCCAGTTCCTGGACGCCGCCGAGACGCTGCGCTACGACATCGACGCGCTGGCGCGCCGCTTCCAGGTGGGCTTCGAGACCATCTGCCACCGGCTGTCCACCCTGCAGCGTCCGGACGCCCGCGGGGTGCCGTTCATCTTCGTCCGCACCGACAGCGCCGGGAACATCTCGAAGCGGCAGTCCGCCACCGCATTCCATTTCTCCCGGGTGGGCGGCAACTGCCCGCTGTGGGTGGTGCACCGCGCGTTCGCCCAGCCGGGGGCGTTCCTCACCCAGGTGGCCCAGATGCCCGACGAGCGCAGCTATTTCTGGATCGCGCGCAGCACCACCACCGAGCCCAGCCGCTACCTGGGGCCGCAGAAGAGTTTCGCGATCGGTCTGGGCTGCGATGTCGCGCACGCCGAGCGACTGGTGTACGCGGCCGGAGTGGATCTGACCGACGCCGAGGCCCGGGTTCCGATCGGCGCGGGCTGCAAGATCTGCCAACGACCGGCCTGCGCGCAGCGCGCCTTTCCCTACCTGGGCCAGCCGGTGCGGGTGGATCCGGACCTGAGCACGGACCTGCCCTATCCGCCACTCTCGGCGCAGCGCTGA
- the prpD gene encoding 2-methylcitrate dehydratase PrpD codes for MQIHDVRTRRSAEDFPQQDHLAAKIARVAADPVAVPEDTAEMVLNRIIDNASVSAASVIRRPVTVARVQAQAHPASGTGNGAKVFGVAGASSPEWAAWANGVAVRELDFHDTFLAAEYSHPGDNIPPLVAVAQHLGVGGVDLIRGLATAYEIQIDLVKGICLHKHKIDHVAHLGASAAAGIGTMLGLDEQTIYDAIGQAMHLTTATRQSRKGLISSWKAYAPAYAGKVAIEAVDRAMRGEGSPAPIWEGEDGVIAWLLEGPEHTYQVPLPAPGEPKRAILDSYTKEHSAEYQSQAPIDLARRMRERVGDTGEIESIVLHTSNHTHVVIGTGSGDPQKFDPDASRETLDHSVPYIFAVALQDGAWHHERSYAPGRAHRPDTVELWRKISTVEDPEWTRRYHSLDPAEKAFGARAVITLKSGEVITDELAVADAHPLGARPFARPQYVNKFLELSDGVVDGDEQQRFLAAVDGLASAANADGLNVLVRPEVLDKAPTIPAGIF; via the coding sequence ATGCAGATCCACGACGTTCGCACCCGCCGGAGTGCCGAAGACTTCCCGCAGCAAGACCACCTCGCCGCCAAGATCGCCCGGGTCGCCGCCGACCCCGTCGCCGTGCCCGAGGACACCGCCGAGATGGTGCTCAACCGGATCATCGACAACGCGTCGGTGTCGGCCGCCTCGGTGATCCGCCGGCCGGTCACCGTCGCCCGGGTGCAAGCCCAGGCGCACCCGGCGTCCGGGACCGGCAACGGAGCGAAGGTGTTCGGCGTGGCCGGGGCCTCCTCGCCGGAGTGGGCCGCCTGGGCCAACGGCGTCGCCGTGCGCGAACTGGACTTCCACGACACCTTCCTGGCCGCCGAATACTCCCACCCGGGCGACAACATCCCCCCGCTGGTGGCCGTGGCCCAGCACCTCGGCGTCGGCGGCGTCGACCTGATCCGCGGACTGGCCACCGCCTATGAGATCCAGATCGACCTGGTCAAGGGCATCTGCCTACACAAGCACAAGATCGACCACGTCGCCCACCTTGGCGCGTCGGCAGCCGCCGGCATCGGAACCATGCTGGGCCTCGACGAGCAGACCATTTACGACGCCATCGGGCAGGCGATGCACCTGACGACGGCCACCCGGCAATCCCGCAAGGGCCTGATCTCCAGCTGGAAGGCCTACGCCCCGGCGTACGCCGGAAAGGTCGCCATCGAGGCCGTTGACCGCGCCATGCGCGGGGAGGGCTCCCCGGCCCCCATCTGGGAGGGCGAGGACGGCGTCATCGCCTGGCTGCTGGAAGGCCCCGAGCACACCTACCAGGTGCCGCTGCCCGCCCCCGGCGAGCCCAAGCGCGCCATCCTGGACAGCTACACCAAGGAGCACTCCGCGGAGTACCAGAGCCAGGCGCCGATCGACCTGGCCCGCCGGATGCGCGAACGCGTCGGCGACACCGGCGAGATCGAGTCCATTGTGCTGCACACCAGCAACCACACCCACGTCGTCATCGGCACAGGCTCGGGTGACCCGCAGAAGTTCGATCCGGACGCGTCGCGGGAGACGCTGGACCACTCGGTGCCCTACATCTTCGCCGTCGCCCTGCAGGACGGCGCCTGGCATCACGAGCGGTCCTACGCTCCGGGGCGGGCGCACCGCCCCGACACCGTCGAGCTGTGGCGCAAGATCTCCACCGTCGAGGACCCGGAGTGGACTCGTCGCTACCACAGCCTGGACCCGGCCGAGAAGGCGTTCGGCGCCCGCGCGGTGATCACCCTGAAAAGCGGCGAGGTCATCACCGACGAACTCGCTGTCGCCGACGCGCACCCCCTCGGCGCGCGGCCCTTCGCCCGCCCGCAGTACGTCAACAAGTTTTTGGAACTCTCCGACGGCGTCGTCGACGGCGATGAGCAGCAACGATTCCTGGCCGCGGTCGACGGTCTGGCCTCGGCCGCGAACGCCGACGGGCTCAACGTGCTGGTGCGCCCCGAGGTGCTGGACAAGGCCCCGACCATCCCCGCCGGTATCTTCTGA
- the prpB gene encoding methylisocitrate lyase translates to MSGLLGASASAADKRRAFRAGLESGALQRMPGAFSPLVAKLVAQLGFDGVYVSGAVLSADIGLPDIGLTTLTEVAGRGAQIAAATDLPTFIDADTGFGEPMSAARTITVLEDAGLAGAHLEDQVNPKRCGHLDGKAVVPVEEMLKRIRAAVAARRDPNFVICARTDAAGIEGIPAAIDRAKAYADAGADLIFTEALHTPADFAQFRAAVDTPLLANMTEFGKSELLTAGQLSDLGYNVVIYPVTTLRLAMFAVEQGLREIASTGTQSGLLDQMQHRSRLYELLRYADYNEFDSDIYNFALQGAQR, encoded by the coding sequence ATGAGCGGCCTGTTGGGCGCGTCCGCGTCGGCGGCGGACAAGCGCCGCGCGTTCCGCGCGGGACTGGAATCCGGTGCGTTGCAACGCATGCCGGGCGCCTTCTCGCCGCTGGTCGCCAAGCTGGTCGCCCAACTCGGTTTCGACGGGGTGTACGTCTCCGGCGCGGTGCTCTCCGCCGACATCGGCCTGCCCGACATCGGCCTGACCACGCTCACCGAGGTCGCCGGCCGGGGCGCGCAGATCGCCGCCGCCACCGACCTGCCGACCTTCATCGACGCCGACACCGGATTCGGTGAGCCGATGAGCGCCGCGCGCACCATCACCGTCCTGGAGGACGCCGGACTGGCGGGCGCCCACCTGGAGGACCAGGTCAACCCCAAGCGCTGCGGGCACCTGGACGGCAAGGCCGTGGTGCCGGTGGAGGAGATGCTCAAACGCATCCGCGCCGCCGTCGCCGCGCGCCGCGATCCGAACTTCGTCATCTGCGCCCGCACCGACGCCGCCGGCATCGAAGGGATCCCCGCGGCGATCGACCGGGCCAAGGCCTACGCCGACGCCGGCGCTGACCTGATCTTCACCGAGGCGCTGCACACCCCGGCCGACTTCGCGCAGTTCCGGGCCGCGGTGGACACCCCGCTGCTGGCGAACATGACCGAATTCGGCAAATCCGAACTGCTCACCGCCGGTCAACTCTCCGACCTCGGCTACAACGTCGTCATCTACCCGGTGACCACCCTGCGGCTGGCGATGTTCGCCGTCGAGCAGGGCTTGCGCGAAATCGCTTCCACCGGAACGCAATCCGGACTGCTGGATCAGATGCAGCACCGCAGTCGGCTCTACGAGCTGCTGCGTTACGCCGATTACAACGAATTCGACAGCGACATCTACAACTTCGCACTGCAGGGAGCACAGCGATGA
- a CDS encoding bifunctional 2-methylcitrate synthase/citrate synthase, producing the protein MTVTDDTPKIYKGLAGVVVDTTAISKVVPETNTLTYRGYPVQDLAAHCSFEQVAYLLWHGELPTEKQLTEFCQQERASRRIDRSMQALLAKLPETCHPMDVVRTAISYLGAEDSEEDDPSPRANLAKSIRMFAVLPTIVAADMRRRRGLDPIPPRSHFGYAENFLHMCFGEAPEPEIVKAFEASMTLYAEHSFNASTFAARVVTSTRSDIYSAVTAAIGALKGSLHGGANEAVMHDMLEIGTPERAAEWLHGKLSRKEKVMGFGHRVYRNGDSRVPTMKESLLRVAAVRDGQNWVDIYEVLESAMYAATKIKPNLDFPTGPAYYLMGFDIGSFTPIFVMSRITGWTAHIMEQTAANALIRPLSEYAGPPQRALG; encoded by the coding sequence ATGACCGTCACCGACGACACCCCCAAGATCTACAAGGGCCTGGCCGGTGTGGTGGTGGACACCACCGCCATCTCCAAGGTGGTGCCGGAGACCAACACCCTGACCTACCGCGGTTACCCGGTGCAGGACCTGGCCGCGCACTGCAGTTTCGAGCAGGTCGCCTACCTGCTCTGGCACGGTGAGCTGCCGACCGAGAAGCAGCTGACCGAATTCTGCCAGCAGGAGCGCGCCTCGCGGCGCATCGACCGCTCCATGCAGGCGCTGCTGGCCAAGCTGCCCGAGACCTGCCACCCGATGGACGTGGTGCGCACCGCCATCAGCTACCTGGGCGCCGAGGACTCCGAGGAGGACGATCCCAGCCCGCGAGCCAACCTGGCCAAGTCGATCCGGATGTTCGCGGTGCTGCCGACCATCGTCGCCGCCGATATGCGCCGCCGGCGCGGGCTGGACCCGATCCCGCCGCGCAGCCACTTCGGTTACGCGGAGAACTTCCTGCACATGTGCTTCGGCGAGGCGCCCGAACCGGAGATCGTCAAGGCCTTCGAGGCCTCGATGACGCTCTACGCCGAGCACAGCTTCAACGCTTCCACCTTCGCCGCCCGGGTGGTGACCTCCACCCGGTCCGACATCTACAGTGCCGTCACCGCCGCCATCGGCGCGCTGAAAGGTTCGCTGCACGGCGGGGCGAACGAAGCCGTCATGCACGACATGCTGGAGATCGGGACGCCCGAGCGTGCCGCGGAGTGGTTGCACGGCAAGCTTTCTCGCAAGGAGAAGGTGATGGGCTTCGGGCACCGGGTGTACCGCAACGGCGACTCCCGGGTGCCCACCATGAAGGAATCGCTGCTGCGTGTGGCCGCCGTGCGTGACGGGCAGAACTGGGTCGACATCTACGAGGTGCTGGAGAGCGCCATGTACGCGGCCACCAAGATCAAGCCCAACCTGGACTTCCCGACCGGGCCCGCCTACTACCTGATGGGCTTCGACATCGGCAGCTTCACCCCGATCTTCGTGATGAGCAGGATCACCGGATGGACCGCGCACATCATGGAGCAGACCGCGGCCAATGCGTTGATCCGCCCGCTGAGCGAATACGCCGGCCCGCCGCAGCGCGCCCTGGGATAG
- a CDS encoding pyruvate carboxylase: MFSKVLVANRGEIAIRAFRAAFEQGVSTVAVYPFEDRNSVHRSKADESYQIGEEGHPVRAYLNVEEIVATAVAAGADAVYPGYGFLSENPQLAAACADAGITFVGPSAELLELTGNKARAIAAAREAGLPVLRSCAPSADVPTLLDAAQEVGLPLFVKAVAGGGGRGMRRVADPEDLADAIEAASREAESAFGDPTVFLEQAVLNPRHIEVQILADTQGNVIHLFERDCSVQRRHQKVIELAPAPNLDPALRERICADAVAFARHIGYTCAGTVEFLLDERGEHVFIEMNPRIQVEHTVTEEVTDVDLVSSQLRIAAGESLDDLGLSQDAVTLRGAAMQCRITTEDPGNGFRPDTGRITGYRSPGGAGIRLDGGANLGAEVGAHFDSMLVKLTCRGRDFATAVRRARRALAEFRIRGVSTNIGFLQAVVEDPDFLAGRVTTSFIDERPQLLTARTSADRGTKILNYLADITVNKPHGSQPSKVYPRDKLPELDLDAKPPSGSKQRLDELGPEGFALWLRDSPGVKVTDTTFRDAHQSLLATRIRTSGLVRAAPHVARLTPELLSVECWGGATYDVALRFLKQDPWERLASLREAMPNICLQMLLRGRNTVGYTPYPVAVTDAFVDEAARTGVDIFRIFDALNNVESMRPAIDAVRATGTTVAEVAMSYTGDLSDPNESLYTLDYYLRLAEQIVDAGAHVLAIKDMAGLLRPPAAATLVSALRSRFDLPVHVHTHDTPGGQLASYMAAWQAGASAVDGAAAPLAGTTSQPALSSIVAAAAHTEYDTGLDLAAVCSMEPYWEAVRRVYAPFEAGLPSPTGRVYTHEIPGGQLSNLRVQAVALGLGDRFEDIENAYAGADRILGHLVKVTPSSKVVGDLALALVGAGATAEEFAADPGRYDIPDSVVGFFRGELGDPPGGWPEPLRTTVLEGRGPGRAEQQLTDDDLQRLSHPGLARQSRLNTLLFPGPTAEFEAHREEFGDTTQLSANQFFYGLRQGEEHRVRIGKGVELLIGLQAISEPDERGMRTVMCVLNGQLRPITVRDRSIAADVPAAEKADKSNPDHLAAPFSGTVALAVAEGDTVEAGQTVATIEAMKMEANITAPKAGTIIRAAVTATAAAVEGGDLLLVIK, translated from the coding sequence ATGTTCTCCAAGGTGCTGGTCGCCAACCGCGGTGAGATCGCTATCCGCGCGTTCCGGGCGGCGTTCGAGCAGGGTGTGTCCACGGTCGCGGTGTATCCGTTCGAGGACCGCAACTCCGTGCACCGCTCCAAGGCCGACGAGTCGTACCAGATCGGCGAGGAGGGCCACCCGGTCCGGGCGTATCTGAACGTCGAGGAGATCGTGGCCACCGCCGTCGCCGCGGGCGCCGACGCGGTATACCCCGGGTACGGATTCCTGTCGGAGAACCCGCAGTTGGCGGCGGCCTGCGCCGACGCCGGCATCACCTTCGTCGGGCCGTCGGCCGAACTGCTGGAACTGACCGGCAACAAGGCTCGCGCCATCGCCGCCGCCCGGGAGGCCGGGCTGCCGGTGCTGCGCTCCTGTGCGCCGTCGGCCGATGTGCCGACGCTGTTGGACGCCGCGCAGGAGGTGGGCCTCCCGCTGTTCGTCAAGGCGGTGGCCGGTGGCGGTGGGCGCGGTATGCGACGGGTCGCCGACCCGGAGGACCTCGCCGACGCCATTGAGGCGGCCAGCCGGGAGGCAGAATCGGCGTTCGGGGATCCGACGGTGTTCCTGGAACAGGCGGTGCTGAACCCGCGCCACATCGAGGTGCAGATCCTCGCCGACACCCAGGGCAACGTCATCCATCTGTTCGAACGGGACTGCAGCGTGCAGCGCCGGCACCAGAAGGTCATCGAACTCGCCCCCGCCCCGAACCTGGATCCCGCGCTGCGGGAACGGATTTGCGCCGACGCGGTCGCCTTCGCCCGGCACATCGGCTACACCTGCGCCGGCACGGTGGAATTCCTGCTCGACGAACGCGGCGAGCATGTGTTCATTGAGATGAACCCGCGCATCCAGGTGGAGCACACCGTGACCGAGGAGGTCACCGACGTCGACCTGGTGTCCTCGCAGCTGCGGATCGCCGCCGGGGAATCCCTCGACGACCTCGGCCTGAGCCAGGACGCCGTGACGCTGCGCGGCGCGGCGATGCAGTGCCGGATCACCACCGAGGACCCGGGCAACGGGTTCCGTCCCGACACCGGTCGCATCACCGGCTACCGCAGCCCCGGCGGCGCCGGCATCCGGCTGGACGGCGGGGCCAACCTGGGTGCCGAGGTCGGCGCGCACTTCGACTCCATGCTGGTGAAATTGACCTGCCGCGGAAGGGATTTCGCCACCGCGGTGCGCCGGGCCCGCCGCGCGCTGGCCGAGTTCCGGATCCGCGGGGTGTCCACCAATATCGGCTTCCTGCAGGCCGTGGTGGAGGACCCGGATTTTCTGGCCGGGCGGGTGACGACGTCGTTCATCGATGAGCGCCCGCAGTTGCTGACCGCGCGGACCAGCGCCGACCGCGGCACCAAGATCCTCAACTACCTCGCCGACATCACCGTCAACAAGCCGCACGGCTCCCAACCGTCCAAGGTGTACCCGCGCGACAAGCTGCCCGAGCTGGACCTCGACGCCAAACCGCCGTCGGGTTCCAAACAGCGGCTCGACGAGCTGGGGCCCGAGGGGTTCGCGTTGTGGCTGCGCGACTCCCCGGGGGTGAAGGTCACCGACACCACCTTCCGCGACGCCCACCAATCCCTGCTGGCCACCCGGATCCGGACCAGCGGTCTGGTGCGGGCCGCTCCGCACGTGGCGCGGCTGACCCCGGAACTGCTGTCGGTGGAATGCTGGGGCGGCGCGACTTACGATGTGGCCCTTCGCTTTCTGAAACAGGACCCGTGGGAGCGGCTGGCCTCGCTGCGGGAGGCGATGCCCAATATCTGCCTGCAGATGCTGCTGCGCGGCCGCAACACCGTCGGCTACACGCCGTACCCGGTGGCAGTCACCGACGCGTTCGTCGACGAGGCCGCCCGCACCGGAGTGGACATCTTCCGGATCTTCGACGCGTTGAACAATGTGGAGTCGATGCGGCCCGCGATCGACGCCGTCCGGGCCACCGGCACGACGGTCGCCGAGGTCGCCATGTCCTACACCGGTGACCTGTCCGATCCGAACGAGTCGCTGTACACCCTGGACTATTACCTGCGGCTGGCCGAACAGATCGTGGACGCCGGCGCGCACGTGCTGGCGATCAAGGACATGGCCGGTCTGTTGCGCCCGCCCGCGGCGGCGACGCTGGTCTCGGCACTGCGGTCCCGTTTCGATCTGCCGGTGCACGTGCACACCCACGACACCCCCGGCGGCCAATTGGCCAGCTACATGGCGGCCTGGCAGGCCGGCGCCAGCGCCGTCGACGGGGCCGCCGCGCCGCTGGCCGGCACCACCAGCCAACCCGCGCTGAGCTCCATCGTCGCCGCGGCCGCGCACACCGAGTACGACACCGGCCTGGACCTGGCCGCGGTGTGCTCGATGGAGCCGTACTGGGAGGCCGTGCGGCGGGTGTACGCGCCGTTCGAGGCGGGACTGCCGTCGCCGACCGGTCGGGTGTACACCCACGAGATCCCCGGTGGGCAGCTATCGAACCTGCGGGTGCAGGCCGTCGCGCTGGGTTTGGGCGACCGGTTCGAGGACATCGAGAACGCCTACGCGGGCGCCGACCGCATCCTCGGGCACCTGGTCAAGGTCACCCCGTCGTCGAAGGTGGTCGGCGATCTGGCGCTGGCGCTGGTCGGGGCGGGCGCGACTGCCGAAGAGTTCGCCGCTGACCCGGGCCGATACGACATCCCGGATTCGGTGGTCGGTTTCTTCCGCGGTGAACTCGGCGACCCGCCCGGCGGGTGGCCCGAACCGCTGCGCACCACGGTGCTCGAAGGCCGCGGGCCCGGCCGCGCCGAACAGCAGCTCACCGACGACGACCTGCAGCGCCTCAGCCACCCCGGACTCGCCCGGCAGTCCCGGCTCAACACCCTGTTGTTCCCGGGTCCCACCGCCGAATTCGAGGCGCACCGTGAGGAATTCGGCGACACCACCCAACTGTCGGCCAACCAGTTCTTCTACGGCCTGCGTCAGGGCGAGGAGCACCGGGTCCGCATCGGCAAGGGCGTGGAGCTGCTGATCGGGTTGCAGGCCATCTCCGAACCCGACGAGCGCGGCATGCGCACGGTGATGTGCGTGCTCAACGGCCAACTGCGCCCGATCACGGTCCGGGACCGCTCCATCGCCGCCGATGTGCCCGCCGCGGAGAAGGCCGACAAGTCCAACCCGGACCACCTCGCCGCGCCGTTCTCCGGGACGGTGGCGCTGGCGGTGGCCGAGGGCGACACCGTCGAAGCCGGGCAGACCGTGGCGACGATCGAGGCCATGAAGATGGAGGCCAATATCACCGCGCCCAAGGCCGGCACGATCATCCGCGCCGCAGTCACCGCGACCGCGGCGGCCGTCGAGGGTGGGGACCTGCTCCTGGTGATCAAGTAG